The segment ACGTTGTGTGCTAATTTGATCGACCCTGATATGTTTACCGTACCACCTATAAACACTGAGTCAAAAATTGCACTTCTAACCCAAAAGTTAGGAGATAGTGCTTGAATGAAATCAGAACCAATTGCAATCTTTTTCCCTGGAGATAATGAGATGTAATCGTTAAACTCAAGACTCACTACATAGCATCCCATTCTCTCTAAATCAGAAGTCATGGCACCTGTTCCCGTTCCTATCTCGAGTATCTTACAACCAGGGAAGATCCTCATCTTTGAAATTGAAATAGCCCTTATTTCTTGTTTAGTGGGTCCAGGTATGTTCGATTTAAACAGTTCATCATCTAAAAGAGGAAACATTTAATTTATCACATAGAGTGATCCGTTTATTTCAACTAATAAAGGTCTATTAACTGTAATGTTCCCAAGAATCGAGGACAGGGGTACGAGGGAACCAGGTTCTAAAGGATAGTCAGTTTCAATCACGTTACTTCCGTTTATGATCTCTTGAACTTTAAGATAATTAGAACCGTAATTATAGATGTAGACCTGTGTACTGGCGTTACCTAAAACGATTATCTTTACTTTGATGTTTAAAGTCTGAATTTCATTATTTATTTCATTTCCTATCAAATCTTTTTGTGTAGAAACAATCCTATTAAAATAATATAATAATGGTAGACTTAGGGATAATATTATTAATGTGACAATTAATACCGAAAAAAACTCTGAGAGTGCTTTACTTTTCGGGGAAGTCATTCACTCACCGCTAACACATTGGAAACAGTATCGTATTGTTGCCCACTTTGTGTTTGCGCTATGACTAAAACTGTATAATAGTTTCCAGAAACTATACTACCAACTTGGGTTATATTCTGTATCTCCTCTCCAGGCTGAATTGTAGAATTTATGTTAATAATATCTGTTTTATTACCTATTATCTTTATTAAGTCAATGTGTAAAGCAACGTTACCTGTGTTTTTTATAGTGTATTCTAAAAATCCCATTCCGTTAGATGAAGAAGACAAAAGTTCGAACTGAGTATAAAGACTCTCGTTTACTGTCAAATTGTTGAAAAGACCCTTACTATATCCGAATAGGAGCGCTCCCAATGCTAAGGTTATAGAGATTATGAGTATTGTGCCAAGGATAGAGGATACTCCTTTTCTTATTTTCAAGTTTTTCCACCTGCTTTTATAAGCCCAATATTAAGCTTCCAGGGATCAACGAAAGTATTATTGTAGTTATAGCTACCGCGATAAAAACTGGAGGATTCACAATAGAGAACCTGCTTATCTTCGAGTATAGGGCAGTCAAAGTTAAACTATAAGCGAGATCTATTATGTTTAATGTACCAGTTGATATATGAGCTATACTTCCTATCGAAGTAGTGGCAAACCATAGTAGAACGGGCGTTATTAGGGCCAATACGTTGAAACTTTGAAGATCTCTTCTAAGTTTCTGCCTTGCTGATATCATTGAATCGCTAAGATCACTTAACTCTTGTATGACTGTCATTCCTTCTATACCTTTACGATCCAAGATTTCTAGTATTTCCAGAAAAGCATCTATCTGTTCGTTCTTCACATACGTTTGAGTCATTCCCCTTCCCTTGTTTATATTTTCACGTATATTCTCCAGGAATCTTATAGTAGCTCTTTGAAAGTTGTTTCGGTTTAGGTCTATTCTCTTTATAGCCAACTTGATACCATATCCTAGTCTAGAGAAATCTGATATTTCTCTAAGTAGAATTGGGAAATCTGACAGAACTTTTTCCTGGTTTATAATGTCTAAGAACGTAGGAAACAATATTATCTGAATTATAATCATTACTATTAAAAATTTGTATAGCAAGGATAGCTTTAGCAGAAAAATAAATGAAGAGAGAGCTATTCCAATAACCTGATACTTTGACATTCTAACTCTGGTACCCATTTTCGGTTGGACGTTTGATATCCAAAGATAAAGGAGAGGGGCAAAAAATAGAGGAATTATAAGTAAATCTAGATTACCAACAGTATTCTGCCCAGACATCGAGAAACTTTGGAATCCAATAGTCACGATAGGGAGTAACAAAAATATCGAAAACATTATTTCAGTAATTTCCAACGATCTAGATACATAGCTGTTAAACGATTCTTTAGAACTATTTAAAAGTTCTTTAATTAACTCTAATGATCTTAGTGTAGTTGAGATTCCCTTAAACTGGCTAGAGATTGCTGTAGAATATATCTTAGATATCAGATGATTTTTCAGAAGACGTATCCTTCTCTGAATTGCCTCATTAAATGTATCTCCGTTAAATAATATATATTTATTTATAAGTTCTAATTCTTTATGTAATGCACTAAAAAAAGTACTTTTAGAAATATCATTAAATGACTCAGCTAGGCTTTTTCCTAAAGTTGAATTCAAGTAAACAAGAATAGAGAACGATTGAGCCTCCTGTTTAAGTTTGGCTAAGTACTCAGCTTCTTTAAGTTTCGTATAGAATACAGGAGATAAGTATATCATAATTATAGCTATAATTAAAGTGATGAACTGGATTCCAAAATGATATAAGATATAAATTTCCAATCCTATAGATATGAAGAGCAATAACCAAGATTGATTGGCCATCCGCTTTATCTTTCCTAAATCCCCTCCATAAACTTCTATGCTTCCTTTTATAATATTGTAGAATATTTTATATGATGAAACTCTATCTAGGGGATAGAGATCTCCTATACTACCTATTAATCTTGCAATTTTATCTGATATATTGTAGAGGTTCCTTCTGCTAAACGGCACTCGTAACATTTAGCTTCCTACTCCTGTAGAATTTTCCAATTTCTTCTTGTACAATCTCATTATCTATAGTATTGGATGAAAGTAGGGATTTAATGAACTCGACTCTCTCGTTTAACTCGTCTAAAATCTCCTTTTGAGTTAATCCGTAATAATGAGATATTTTCAATAAAAGGCTAGATCTAGTTACTAATGTATTTAAGTCACTAGGACTGTATTTATTATTCTTGAATGACCACCATACAATTTTT is part of the Metallosphaera cuprina Ar-4 genome and harbors:
- the upsB gene encoding pilin subunit UpsB, which codes for MTSPKSKALSEFFSVLIVTLIILSLSLPLLYYFNRIVSTQKDLIGNEINNEIQTLNIKVKIIVLGNASTQVYIYNYGSNYLKVQEIINGSNVIETDYPLEPGSLVPLSSILGNITVNRPLLVEINGSLYVIN
- the upsA gene encoding pilin subunit UpsA, whose product is MKIRKGVSSILGTILIISITLALGALLFGYSKGLFNNLTVNESLYTQFELLSSSSNGMGFLEYTIKNTGNVALHIDLIKIIGNKTDIININSTIQPGEEIQNITQVGSIVSGNYYTVLVIAQTQSGQQYDTVSNVLAVSE
- a CDS encoding precorrin-6B methylase codes for the protein MFPLLDDELFKSNIPGPTKQEIRAISISKMRIFPGCKILEIGTGTGAMTSDLERMGCYVVSLEFNDYISLSPGKKIAIGSDFIQALSPNFWVRSAIFDSVFIGGTVNISGSIKLAHNVLKNKGSIVINSFTLDGMSKIVRALTRWFNRFEVIEVQISKAEVLGHHKALVARNPIFIFYASKA
- the upsF gene encoding membrane pilin protein UpsF — protein: MLRVPFSRRNLYNISDKIARLIGSIGDLYPLDRVSSYKIFYNIIKGSIEVYGGDLGKIKRMANQSWLLLFISIGLEIYILYHFGIQFITLIIAIIMIYLSPVFYTKLKEAEYLAKLKQEAQSFSILVYLNSTLGKSLAESFNDISKSTFFSALHKELELINKYILFNGDTFNEAIQRRIRLLKNHLISKIYSTAISSQFKGISTTLRSLELIKELLNSSKESFNSYVSRSLEITEIMFSIFLLLPIVTIGFQSFSMSGQNTVGNLDLLIIPLFFAPLLYLWISNVQPKMGTRVRMSKYQVIGIALSSFIFLLKLSLLYKFLIVMIIIQIILFPTFLDIINQEKVLSDFPILLREISDFSRLGYGIKLAIKRIDLNRNNFQRATIRFLENIRENINKGRGMTQTYVKNEQIDAFLEILEILDRKGIEGMTVIQELSDLSDSMISARQKLRRDLQSFNVLALITPVLLWFATTSIGSIAHISTGTLNIIDLAYSLTLTALYSKISRFSIVNPPVFIAVAITTIILSLIPGSLILGL